GAAGAAGAACTGATCCTTGATGCAAGAACTTCTGATGCTGTTGCTATGGCTGTAAGATTCGATGCACCTATCTTTACCACCCAGCAGGTTTTAAATGAAGCCGGAATCTTATTGGAGCTGGAAGATGTATCAAGAGAAGAGCAGACCTTTTCAGAAACAGTACAGACTGAAGATAACCTAAAATCCCTTTCTATGGAAGAACTTCAGAAGTTGCTGGATGATGCCGTTAAAGAAGAAGATTATGATACCGCCCTTGAAATTCAGGAAGAAATCAAGAGGAGGAAAAAGAAAATTGACTAAAAGAGATACTTTATATAAAAATGAATTTAAAATTACGACTGACCATCCTCAGTTTTCTCCAGTTTTTTGTGTGGGGAGCATGGCTGATTACGATGGCGAACTTCTGGTTTGGTACTAAACATTGGGAAGGAACACAGTTTGGAGCTGTTTTCGGAACAATGGGAATTGCTTCTATTTTTATGCCAACCATTACTGGAATTATTGCTGACCGTTGGGTGAATGCCGAGCGTATATTTTCAGTATTACATATTCTTTACGGGGCTATGCTTTTCATATTGCCACACTCTGCGGATCCTAATTCCTTCTTTTCGGTGATGCTTGTTGCAATGTGTTTCTATATGCCTACTATTGCTTTGGCTAATTCAATTTCCTACACTATTCTAAAGAATAATAATATGGATGTAGTGAAAGATTTTCCGCCAATCCGAGTATGGGGTACTATTGGCTTTATTGTAGCCATGTGGATCACTAACCTTAGTGGAAACAAAGCAACAGAAGGACAATTTTATATTGGAGGAGCAGTAGCTATATTCTTAGGAATTTACGCCCTTACTTTACCAAAATGTCCACCACAAAAGCTGATTGATAAAAGTTCACCTTTATCAGAACAATTAGGTTTAAATGCCTTCAAGCTTTTTGGAAACTATAAAATGGCATTATTCTTCTTATTTTCCATGCTTTTGGGAGCGGCTCTTCAGTTAACAAATGCTTACGGAGATGTTTTCTTAAGTGAATTTGCTCACTTCCCGAAATACGCTGATTCATTTGTAGTACAAAGATCTACAATCATTATGTCTATTTCCCAGGTTTCTGAAACCCTGTTTATTTTGGCAATTCCTTTCTTTTTGAAGAAATTTGGGATCAAAAAAGTAATGTTGATGTCCATGCTGGCATGGGTTTTAAGATTCGGTTTCTTTGCTTATGGAGTGCCGGATGGTTTCGGTTTATCCTTAATTATTCTTTCATGTATTGTATACGGAATGGCCTTTGACTTCTTTAATATTTCAGGTTCCCTTTTCGTAGAGACTACGACAGATAAAAATATCCGTTCTTCCGCGCAGGGATTGTTTATGATGATGACCAATGGCTTTGGGGCTGTTTTTGGAAGTTATATCGCAGGATGGGCTATAGATAAGTTCTTTACCCATAAGTTTACAACAGCTACAGATTTATCTGCTTATTTGGAGACAACTCCTGATAACCCTACGTTTTTGGAGATTTTGAAAAACAGCTTCAATGCGGCAGTAAACTCTGATGGTACGCTTTCCTCTGTTGTTATGGTCAAAGACTGGCAGCAGATATGGTTATCATTTGCCATCTATTCATTGGTTCTTGCTATATTTTTTGCTGTATTATTCAAGCATAAACATAAGCCTGAAGATGTCTCTTCCGTGAGCCACTAATTCAAATAATAATAAAACAATATAAAATTGCACTTTCCATAAGAAAGTGCAATTTTTTTATTTTAAATCAATTCATTAGTAAGCTAAACCGTTGATAAGCATAAAAGGTGATTTGGAAATTACTATAACGCTCATATGTTGTTTTTAATTCGTTAATATAATTGATGTATTATTAAGAAATATGTAATATTAAAAGTAATTTATTGTAACTAATGACTGTTAGGGAATGAAAATGGATGTTTGATGCCAGATGATTTGAAAATGTGTTTTTTTTTGTATTTTGGCACTTTAGTAAATATGAAAAATATTCAATTATTAGGATTGTTATTAGTGGTGGTAGGGAGTTTTCTGCCTTTGGTACATGTACCTATTATAGGAAACTGGAATTATTGGAAACTAGACCATTATTTAGCCATTACATGCTGGATTTTTGCTGCATGTGCCGTTTTTGGAATTGTCAATAACAGTGCGAAAATCGTAAGATTTTTTGGATTTCTGCTTATTCTTTTATTTGTATTCACTTTAGTTGCCGTTAAATTACAGTCCTTAGATTACTTCAGTTTTTTACCTTTTAAATCCTGGAGAGAGACTTTTGCAGGAATTGTAAAGATAAAATGGGGGTGGGTAGTAGAATTTTTAGGAGCCTTTCTGATGGTTTTTGCAGGAAATAATAAACAAGTAAATCAACGAACTCAAATATAATATGAACTTTTTAAAAGTATTTTTAGCTGGGATGTTGTTGATGGCTATACAGGTCAAGTCTCAGCAGGCAGCACAGAAAAAACCGGATAACCCGACTAAATGTGTGAATATAAAAGAGGGTAAATTTCTGAGAGCTAATTATCCGGAAGGTATATGGCATATGATAATAAAGGATAATATTCAGACCGAATATTCTAATAATGGGAAAGACTATATAAAATCTACATTGGTTTTCCTGGACGATTGCAATTATAAATCGATTGTTATGGAAAAGTCGGATAAGAATGATCCTATACAGGTTGGAGATGTTTTCAGCAATAAAGTGCTGGCAACTCAGGGCAACCTTTTGAAGGTCAATACAAAGATTTCAGGGTCGGAATTTAATGTTGTCTATATAAAAACAAAATAAATTTAATTATAAATATGAAACTTAGGTTTCATTTTAGCTAAAATAAAAATTATATACATGAAAGAAGTATTCATTGTTTCCGCAGTAAGAACACCTATGGGTAGTTTTATGGGTAGTTTATCAACAGTTCCGGCTACTAAATTAGGAGCTACTGCTGTAAAAGGAGCATTAGATAAAATTGGTTTAGATCCTGCTAATGTTCAGGAGATTTATATGGGGAATGTGCTACAGGCAGGAGAAGGACAAGCACCGGCTCGTCAGGTAGCTTTAGGAGCTGGTCTTTCTATTAATACTCCTTCCACTACTGTCAATAAAGTATGTGCTTCAGGGATGAAGGCTGTAACGATGGCTGCACAAGCAATCAAAGCTGGTGATGCAGAAGTAATTGTTGCAGGGGGTATGGAAAATATGTCTTTGGTTCCTCACTATTATAACGCAAGAGTAGCTACAAAGCTGGGAGATATTAAAATGCAGGATGGTATGGTGTTGGACGGTCTTACAGACGTATACAACAAAGTACATATGGGAGTATGCGCAGAAAAATGTGCAGCTGACTACAGCATTACAAGAGAAGATCAGGATAATTTCGCTATAGAATCTTATAAAAGATCTGCAAAAGCTTGGAGCGAAGGAAAATTCAACGATGAAATCGTACCGGTTTCTATTCCTCAGAGAAAAGGAGAGCCTGTAATCTTTGCTGAAGACGAAGAGTACAAAGCGGTAAATTTCGACAGAATTACAACACTTCCTACAGTTTTCAAAAAAGAAGAAGGAACGGTAACAGCAGCTAATGCATCTACATTGAATGATGGAGCTTCTGCACTAATTCTTGTTTCTAAAGAGAAAATGGAAGAATTAGGCTTAAAACCATTAGCAAAGATCGTTTCTTACGCTGATGCGGCACAAGAACCTGAAAACTTTACAACTGCTCCGGCTAAGGCATTACCTATTGCCCTTAAAAAAGCAGGATTAGAAGTATCAGATATTGATTTCTTTGAGTTTAATGAAGCTTTTTCAGTAGTAGGATTAGCTAACAATAAAATCTTAGGATTAGACGCTTCTAAAGTAAATGTAAACGGTGGAGCGGTAGCATTAGGACATCCACTTGGAAGTTCAGGTTCAAGAATCATTGTTACTTTGATCAACGTATTGAAGCAAAATAATGCGAAATACGGTGCTGCAGCAATCTGCAACGGCGGTGGTGGAGCTTCTGCAATCGTGATTGAAAATATCTAATATTCTGTTTCAGAATATATTACCATTAAGGAATCGATAATTTTTTTAAAATCTTATCCATTTCTTAATGGTTTTTCTATTTTTGTGCTACTAATATTTATTTGAAATGTCTGAAACTGAGAATCGACAACCCAACAACATAAAGAATAATCCAAAGATTATGAAGGCCTGGGCAGTATACGACTGGGCAAACTCTGTGTATTCCCTGGTGATTACTTCCACCATTTTTCCCATTTATTACTCTATTCTTACCACAGCGTATGAGAAGAAGGAATATGTGACGGAAACAAAAAGATGGATTGATGTCCCGGTAAGGCACGCCATTAAAATTTTCGGAAACGAATACCAGCCGGATGCAGTATATGGATACTCACTAACAATATCATTCTTTATTGTTGTATTACTGTCTCCATTTTTATCTTCATTGGCGGATACTATTGGAAATAAAAAATCATTCCTGCAGTTTTTCTGTTATCTGGGAGCAACATCATGTATGGGATTAGCAATGTTTACGGGAATGCATAATGTATTTCTGGGGCTTTTATTCAGTATTACAGCGAGTGTTGGCTTCTGGGGGAGTTTGGTGTTTTATAACTCATTCCTTCCGGATATTGCAACACCGGACAGGCAAGATGCACTTTCTGCAAAAGGATATGTGTATGGATATATCGGCTCTGTGGTTTTAGTGGTATTATGTTTGGTGCTGATTCAGGTTTTTGCTAAAGGAGCAGCACAACAGCTGTTATTTACAAGAATAAGCTTCCTGTTGACTGGAGCATGGTGGTTTGGGTTTTCTCAATATACCTTCAAGCATCTTCCTCAATTTGGAGATGTTAAAGATAAACTTCCTAAAGATCTTGTGTTATTAAATTATAAAAATATCTTCAAAAAGCACGAAGAACAAGGCGGGTTCTTTGAAGTATTGAAAGATAACATGAGCTTTTACAAGGATATTGCCAAAGAAAGCTTTCATGAATTGTTTAAAGTAGGAGGCGAGCTATTCAAAGACAGAAATCTGAAGTTCTTCCTTTCAAGCTTCTTCTTCTACAGTGTTGGAATGCAGACGATTTTCCTTATGGCAACCTTATTTGGAAAAAGTGAAATCAATTTAGCACAGGATAAACTTATCGGAACTCTTTTGGTGATCCAGATTGAAGCTATTATCGGAGCCGTAATCTTCTCAAGATTATCCAAAAGAATAGGAAACAAAAACGTTATTTCAATTGCTATCTTCCTATGGATTGTAGCTTGTTTATGGGCTTATTTCTTAAATAAAGAAAATCCAACCGTAGAATATCAGTTCTATGGAGTAGCAGCAGTAGTAGGATTGGTAATGGGAGGTCTTCAGGCAATGTCCAGATCTACCTATTCAAAATTGCTTCCAGAAAATTCCATGGAAAATACAACGTATTTCAGTTTCTATGATGTATTGGAAAAGATTGCCATTATCATTGGTACATTTATTTTTGCCACGTTAATTGAGCATTTTAATAATATGCGAATTGCAGCCTTGTCTATGACCTTATTCTTCGGTACAGGATTGATATTGATCCGATTTCTGAAGGTAAAAATGAGAAAAGACAGAGAAACATTATAAAAAATAAAAGGCGTTATTTTTAACGTCTTTTTTTATTTTTTAACTTAATATTAATTGCCGTTCAAAAAATATGATTGATTATAAATTAACAAGGAAATGTTACAAATCTCAAGCTTTTTTCGTATTTTTATATAGCAATAGCGAGAGGCAGAACTAAAAAACTGAGAATTCGGTCCGGGTTTTGCTTATATTCAGCGGAATAATTTTTAACTTTGCAAAAAGATTTATTGTCAATATGACCAACCCTTTATTTTATGCAAAAATAATCCTGTTTGGAGAATACGGAATGATTGAAGATTCCCAGGGGCTTGTAGTACCTTACAGCTTCTACAAAGGAACTTTAAAATTTTCAGACCTGGCTTCAGAATTTGAACTTAATTCAAACAGACATCTGCAGAAATACTCAGACTTTCTTACAACGCTTGATCTTTCTGATGATTTTACATTGGATATTGAAAGCTTCAAAAAAGATATTGCGGACGGACTTTTCTTTGATTCCAATATTCCACAGGGATATGGTGTAGGAAGTTCAGGTGCTTTAGTGGCAGCTATTTTTGAAAAATATTCGATTAGCAAACTGAACCCAGATAATATCTCAAAAGATAATCTTAAAAAACTAAAGGCGGTTTTTGGTGAAATGGAAAGTTATTTCCATGGGAAAAGTTCAGGAATGGATCCGTTGATCTGTTATATGAACCTGCCAATTCTCATCGAAAACAAAGAAAATTTAGACAGGGTATCAATTCCTGAAGGACAAGAAGGAAAAGGAGCTATTTTTCTGATCGATTCCGGAATTACAGGAGAAACAGGACCTATGATTCAGATCTTCTTTGAAAAAATGAAAACAGAAGGGTTCCGTAAAACATTGAAAGAAGAATTCATCCGTTACAACAATGCTTGTATAGAAGCTTTCCTTAAAAAAGACATGAATCCATTCTTCAGAAACCTTAAAAAGCTTTCTCACTGGGCGTATGAACATTTCCGTCCAATGATCCCTGAAAGCATTTTTAATATCTGGAAAAAAGGGCTGGATTCCAACGCTTATTACTTAAAACTCTGCGGAAGTGGTGGTGGTGGTTATATTTTAGGTTTTACTCAGGATTATGAGAAAGCTGAAAAAATGCTTGACGGCTTCCAAAAAGAAGTGATTTACAGATTTTAAACAGGTTGGAAATGAATTCTGAAAAAGAAACTTTCCAATCCAAAAAATATATCTCAAAATCTTTATATTATAGATTTTCACAATTCGTGGGCTTTTTGCTCGGCGCTCGCTTTTTTGTTGCGGCACTCTTAACATTTGCCCTCTATGTTTCCACCTTTTTCCTGTTCAATCAGGAAGAATCTTTCAGAAATTTTGTCTTTGATTTTAAAGTACACGGTATTATTTTCTGTACCGTTCTGACAATTTTAGCAGGGGGAATTATCAATCAATTTTACGATCTGGAGAAAGATCATATTGTAAAGCCTTTCAGAACCAGAATCCAGAGCTTTATCAAACAGAGGTATTTTCTATATGCTTATCTGGGATTAAGTGCTATTTCATTAGGAGTTGCCTGGATGATTTCTCATAATGTTTTCATTTTTTTTGTGGTCTATCAGTTTTTTATGTGGTTTTACAGTCATAAATTAAGCAGAATATTAATACTGAATAACCTCACATTTGTAAGTCTTACCCTGTATCCGTTCTTCGGAATGATGGTGTATTACGAAACCTTTTCCAAAAAGGTTTTCCTGATGGCTGTTTTTCTTTTCCTGATTCTTTTATGTATTGATATTGTAAAAGATACCCTTACCAGAAGTGTAGACAAAGCTTTTGGATATACTACCATCCCTAATTATTTTAAAAGCCGAAATACAAAAATTATCCTCATTTCTCTACTCTTGATAACGATGGGGGTTTCGATGAAAATTATTGCCAAAACCGGAGTCTCAGGATTTATGGCTTACTATTTCGCAGGAGGTTTATTTGTAATGATTCTTTGTATTTACCTTTTTTTAAACTCAACTAGAAAGAGTAACTTTCTCACTCTTAATATCTTACGTCTATGGGTTTTTGTAGGAATTATAGCCATGCTTTTAAATGGAATTGAACATAAATTATAATAAAAATTCTTTAAATAAACTAAGGTTATTATTACCTTTGCGTAACAAAATTTAATAAATAGGAATGCCCATTTTTAATGATACTAAAGTTGCATTTGCAGACAAGACAGATGCGCAGTTGAGAAAGGCTTACTGGATGTTTAAAATGATTGAACAGCCCGCTCTTACCAGCCTTGGAACATCCGTTCTTAATTTTACAGTACACAACAACTTTCCATTCGTTACCGGAATTGTAAAAAGCACTTTGTTTGCACAGTTCTGTGGAGGAGAAACCCGTGAAGAAAGTATGAAGGTTGTAAAACAGCTTTTCAAGAGAGGAGTTGGGAGTATTTTCGATTATTCCATTGAGGGAAAGGAAGATGAAGAAACTTTTGATGCAGTGTGTAAAGAGATCAAAGATATTGTAAGGTTTTCAGTAGGAAATCCGGCGATTCCTTTTATTGTATTCAAACCTACGGCATTCGGAAGAATTGATCTTTATGAAGCTGTTGGAAAGGGAGCAGAACTTACTACGAGTCAGAAGGAAGAATGGGCGAGAGTAGTCAAAAGATTTGATGAAGTGTGTGCTCTTTGTCATGAAAATGACAAAAAAGTGATGGTAGATGCCGAAGAAACCTGGATGCAGGACTCAGCAGATCAACTTTGTGAAGAGATGATGGAGAAATATAACCAGGAAAAACCTATCGTTTGGAACACCATCCAAATGTACAGAACGGGAAGACTGGAATATATTGAGGCTAACCTTCAGAGAGCAAGAGAGAAAAACTATTTTATCGGTTATAAGATCGTTCGTGGGGCTTATATGGAGAAGGAAAGAGCCAGAGCAGCAGAAAAAGGGTATGCTGATCCGATTCAGCCTACAAAGGAAGCTTCTGATAAGAACTATAATGCAGGAATTGATTTTGTGATGAATCACCTGGATAAAGTATCTGCATTCTTTGGAACGCATAACGAGATCTCTTCTGAATTGATTATGGACAAAATGAAAGCCAAATCTCTTGAAAATGGAAATCCACACGTTTATTTTGGACAGCTTTACGGTATGAGTGATAATATTACCTTCACCTTGTCTGATAAAGGCTATAATGTGGCTAAATATCTTCCATATGGACCTGTAAAGGATGTTGTTCCCTATCTTACAAGAAGAGCCCAGGAAAACACCTCTGTAGCCGGACAAACAGGAAGAGAACTTGGATTAATCAAAAAAGAGCTTGAAAGAAGAAAAAAACAATAATAATTGTTATCAAAATAAAGATACGACCCGCATATTCTGCGGGTCTTTTTATTTGAGTTATTTTAATTAAAAAATCATATTTGTTATAAATTCTGTAAATTATATAAAATATTAAGCATTGTTAATTAAATATTAATCAATCTTAAGTATTAATTATTTGTTAAAATAAATTAATTTTTATTGTTGATTTAATTTTTAATTTCTATATTTGATATAACAGTAAAAAACTAATACATGAAAAAAATCAACGGACGTAATTGCACTACAATGTGACAGGATCTTCCGGTTTCGAAAAAGATCATATTTCTAAAATAGATTCGTAAAGTTCCTGATGTTTATTAATAAATGAATCGTAAAAAGGATAAACGTATCTCAGGAATTCACTAAAATTTAAATACAAATAAAGCAAATAGCTTTAGTTTTCTTCTTCAAATATTTTTTAGCCTGACCATTTTCCGTGGTCAGGTTTTTTATGGATGAAGAGAGCCACATTCGAATAGAAATAGTGAATCAACTTTGTTTTTATTCTATCAAAAACACTTTAGTTCTACTATAAAATCTTTGAATTTAAAAGGAGTTCAATTGGCATTTTTCATAAAGATTTGGCTTCTATTTTCGTATAAATTATAGAGATTTATAGAGTTCAAAGTAGGAGACGTCATCACTGAAAAAGCTAGATTTTTATACGTTCGCTTAG
This Chryseobacterium sp. G0162 DNA region includes the following protein-coding sequences:
- a CDS encoding bifunctional nuclease family protein — encoded protein: MDYKQLIIRGISYSQTQSGAYALLLEHEETHIKLPVVIGNFEAQSISLGLEKDIHPPRPLTHDLFSKFIVSTNYELVSVIIYQIVDGVFFSNINFKNKATEEELILDARTSDAVAMAVRFDAPIFTTQQVLNEAGILLELEDVSREEQTFSETVQTEDNLKSLSMEELQKLLDDAVKEEDYDTALEIQEEIKRRKKKID
- a CDS encoding nucleoside permease gives rise to the protein MNLKLRLTILSFLQFFVWGAWLITMANFWFGTKHWEGTQFGAVFGTMGIASIFMPTITGIIADRWVNAERIFSVLHILYGAMLFILPHSADPNSFFSVMLVAMCFYMPTIALANSISYTILKNNNMDVVKDFPPIRVWGTIGFIVAMWITNLSGNKATEGQFYIGGAVAIFLGIYALTLPKCPPQKLIDKSSPLSEQLGLNAFKLFGNYKMALFFLFSMLLGAALQLTNAYGDVFLSEFAHFPKYADSFVVQRSTIIMSISQVSETLFILAIPFFLKKFGIKKVMLMSMLAWVLRFGFFAYGVPDGFGLSLIILSCIVYGMAFDFFNISGSLFVETTTDKNIRSSAQGLFMMMTNGFGAVFGSYIAGWAIDKFFTHKFTTATDLSAYLETTPDNPTFLEILKNSFNAAVNSDGTLSSVVMVKDWQQIWLSFAIYSLVLAIFFAVLFKHKHKPEDVSSVSH
- a CDS encoding acetyl-CoA C-acyltransferase; the protein is MKEVFIVSAVRTPMGSFMGSLSTVPATKLGATAVKGALDKIGLDPANVQEIYMGNVLQAGEGQAPARQVALGAGLSINTPSTTVNKVCASGMKAVTMAAQAIKAGDAEVIVAGGMENMSLVPHYYNARVATKLGDIKMQDGMVLDGLTDVYNKVHMGVCAEKCAADYSITREDQDNFAIESYKRSAKAWSEGKFNDEIVPVSIPQRKGEPVIFAEDEEYKAVNFDRITTLPTVFKKEEGTVTAANASTLNDGASALILVSKEKMEELGLKPLAKIVSYADAAQEPENFTTAPAKALPIALKKAGLEVSDIDFFEFNEAFSVVGLANNKILGLDASKVNVNGGAVALGHPLGSSGSRIIVTLINVLKQNNAKYGAAAICNGGGGASAIVIENI
- a CDS encoding MFS transporter — its product is MSETENRQPNNIKNNPKIMKAWAVYDWANSVYSLVITSTIFPIYYSILTTAYEKKEYVTETKRWIDVPVRHAIKIFGNEYQPDAVYGYSLTISFFIVVLLSPFLSSLADTIGNKKSFLQFFCYLGATSCMGLAMFTGMHNVFLGLLFSITASVGFWGSLVFYNSFLPDIATPDRQDALSAKGYVYGYIGSVVLVVLCLVLIQVFAKGAAQQLLFTRISFLLTGAWWFGFSQYTFKHLPQFGDVKDKLPKDLVLLNYKNIFKKHEEQGGFFEVLKDNMSFYKDIAKESFHELFKVGGELFKDRNLKFFLSSFFFYSVGMQTIFLMATLFGKSEINLAQDKLIGTLLVIQIEAIIGAVIFSRLSKRIGNKNVISIAIFLWIVACLWAYFLNKENPTVEYQFYGVAAVVGLVMGGLQAMSRSTYSKLLPENSMENTTYFSFYDVLEKIAIIIGTFIFATLIEHFNNMRIAALSMTLFFGTGLILIRFLKVKMRKDRETL
- a CDS encoding mevalonate kinase, which codes for MTNPLFYAKIILFGEYGMIEDSQGLVVPYSFYKGTLKFSDLASEFELNSNRHLQKYSDFLTTLDLSDDFTLDIESFKKDIADGLFFDSNIPQGYGVGSSGALVAAIFEKYSISKLNPDNISKDNLKKLKAVFGEMESYFHGKSSGMDPLICYMNLPILIENKENLDRVSIPEGQEGKGAIFLIDSGITGETGPMIQIFFEKMKTEGFRKTLKEEFIRYNNACIEAFLKKDMNPFFRNLKKLSHWAYEHFRPMIPESIFNIWKKGLDSNAYYLKLCGSGGGGYILGFTQDYEKAEKMLDGFQKEVIYRF
- a CDS encoding UbiA family prenyltransferase, yielding MNSEKETFQSKKYISKSLYYRFSQFVGFLLGARFFVAALLTFALYVSTFFLFNQEESFRNFVFDFKVHGIIFCTVLTILAGGIINQFYDLEKDHIVKPFRTRIQSFIKQRYFLYAYLGLSAISLGVAWMISHNVFIFFVVYQFFMWFYSHKLSRILILNNLTFVSLTLYPFFGMMVYYETFSKKVFLMAVFLFLILLCIDIVKDTLTRSVDKAFGYTTIPNYFKSRNTKIILISLLLITMGVSMKIIAKTGVSGFMAYYFAGGLFVMILCIYLFLNSTRKSNFLTLNILRLWVFVGIIAMLLNGIEHKL
- a CDS encoding proline dehydrogenase family protein, with the translated sequence MPIFNDTKVAFADKTDAQLRKAYWMFKMIEQPALTSLGTSVLNFTVHNNFPFVTGIVKSTLFAQFCGGETREESMKVVKQLFKRGVGSIFDYSIEGKEDEETFDAVCKEIKDIVRFSVGNPAIPFIVFKPTAFGRIDLYEAVGKGAELTTSQKEEWARVVKRFDEVCALCHENDKKVMVDAEETWMQDSADQLCEEMMEKYNQEKPIVWNTIQMYRTGRLEYIEANLQRAREKNYFIGYKIVRGAYMEKERARAAEKGYADPIQPTKEASDKNYNAGIDFVMNHLDKVSAFFGTHNEISSELIMDKMKAKSLENGNPHVYFGQLYGMSDNITFTLSDKGYNVAKYLPYGPVKDVVPYLTRRAQENTSVAGQTGRELGLIKKELERRKKQ